Proteins from a genomic interval of Schistocerca cancellata isolate TAMUIC-IGC-003103 chromosome 8, iqSchCanc2.1, whole genome shotgun sequence:
- the LOC126094993 gene encoding uncharacterized protein LOC126094993: protein MFADMFWPLLLVLPLLAEGDSSGSVGCILPAASTETFYMTTEEKPWYQQYQYQVPGLFDLGCVTYVQSPGESDTEMYLTGNFSKAPLFPLNSNVSVTGNKLDKVYEGVWESLLSGPYNVVYSHEDFIMDHYCFLGYEVAQIFTSVKEPSDELMELIWDVVDNHTEVDRSKFTKVVC, encoded by the exons ATGTTTGCCGACATGTTTTGGCCGCTTCTCCTGGTGCTGCCCCTGCTGGCCGAGGGCGATTCCTCAGGCAGTGTGGGTTGTATACTGCCAGCTGCCTCTACGGAGACGTTCTACATGACTACC GAGGAGAAGCCGTGGTACCAACAGTACCAGTACCAGGTACCCGGCCTGTTTGACCTGGGCTGCGTCACGTACGTCCAGTCGCCTGGGGAAAGCGACACCGAGATGTACCTCACTGGCAACTTCAGTAAGGCGCCACT ATTTCCTCTGAACAGCAATGTGTCAGTCACCGGGAACAAGCTGGACAAGGTCTACGAAGGCGTAT GGGAATCTTTGCTGAGCGGACCGTACAACGTAGTGTACTCGCACGAGGACTTCATCATGGACCACTACTGTTTTCTAGGATACG AAGTGGCCCAAATCTTCACAAGTGTCAAGGAACCCAGCGACGAGTTGATGGAGCTGATCTGGGACGTTGTCGATAATCACACTGAAGTAGACAGGTCTAAATTCACGAAAGTGGTCTGTTAA